The following proteins are encoded in a genomic region of Candidatus Parvarchaeota archaeon:
- a CDS encoding DUF2797 domain-containing protein: MPRHIVGFLPANSRRASPALEVVQQGSGTESFLLPLAGNLKIGFSRTVACIGHYDGKERHPCPNSSEGRAQCPQCRQKDIMNAYTFGDFSDYPEKYREAQRQHYSIYVAQFGCDLHKCGLTKTHRLKDRLIEQGADFGAEVAKFLGPDQAYESESELSVRFGIKKSIMQKQKNLRLTFNEQEARMRFDALLFKLKNSLGSLEALTGAFEPFCATGYYPKLPCFPADATFISGHVFGSRGNLVFFRQIEKENPAQNPQVQSSNVFCIDMRQQVGRMMLGLESRNRSVQSRLNP, translated from the coding sequence ATGCCACGCCACATAGTAGGTTTTCTTCCTGCAAACTCCAGGAGGGCAAGCCCGGCACTTGAAGTGGTGCAGCAAGGCTCTGGCACTGAAAGCTTTCTCCTGCCTTTGGCTGGAAACCTCAAAATTGGCTTTTCAAGGACAGTTGCCTGCATTGGCCATTACGATGGAAAAGAAAGACATCCCTGCCCAAATTCATCAGAGGGCAGGGCACAGTGCCCCCAGTGCAGGCAAAAGGACATAATGAATGCATACACGTTTGGGGATTTTTCGGATTACCCTGAAAAATACAGGGAGGCGCAAAGGCAGCACTACTCTATTTATGTTGCCCAGTTTGGCTGCGATTTGCACAAGTGCGGCCTTACAAAGACACACAGGCTCAAGGACAGGCTTATTGAGCAGGGTGCGGATTTTGGCGCCGAGGTTGCAAAATTCCTCGGCCCGGACCAGGCATATGAATCCGAATCAGAGCTGTCCGTGCGCTTTGGCATAAAAAAATCCATCATGCAAAAGCAGAAAAACCTGCGCCTGACTTTCAATGAGCAGGAGGCGCGCATGCGCTTTGATGCACTCCTTTTCAAGCTCAAAAACTCACTTGGCTCGCTTGAGGCTCTAACAGGTGCGTTTGAGCCATTCTGCGCAACTGGGTATTATCCAAAACTTCCCTGTTTTCCTGCAGATGCAACTTTCATATCAGGCCATGTTTTTGGCAGCAGGGGAAACCTGGTTTTTTTCAGGCAAATAGAAAAAGAAAATCCCGCGCAAAACCCTCAGGTGCAAAGCTCAAATGTTTTTTGCATTGACATGAGGCAGCAGGTGGGGCGGATGATGCTTGGGCTTGAAAGCCGGAACAGGTCGGTGCAGTCAAGGCTCAATCCATAA